A genomic segment from Sandaracinaceae bacterium encodes:
- a CDS encoding SDR family NAD(P)-dependent oxidoreductase gives MSKPVCVVCGIGPKNGAAFARRFSREGYALALLSRSTEYTSELAEELGDAKAYACDVSDEAAVKAAFDGVRADLGPVDVLVFNAGSGSWGNIEEISAADFERGWRINALGAFLTSKQVIDDMIAKEAGNIIFVGATASLRGKPFTTGFAPAKAAQRSLAQAMARHLGPKGIHVSLLILDGGVAKPEPDDVKTLDPDDIASTAYYLTTQGKSAWTFELDLRPHLESW, from the coding sequence ATGAGCAAGCCCGTCTGTGTCGTCTGTGGAATCGGCCCCAAGAACGGGGCCGCGTTCGCCCGCCGCTTCAGCCGCGAGGGGTACGCCCTCGCGCTCCTCTCACGCTCGACGGAGTACACGAGCGAGCTCGCCGAGGAGCTCGGCGACGCCAAGGCCTACGCCTGCGACGTCTCCGACGAGGCCGCGGTGAAGGCCGCGTTCGACGGCGTGCGCGCGGACCTCGGGCCGGTCGACGTCCTGGTCTTCAACGCGGGCTCGGGGTCGTGGGGCAACATCGAGGAGATCAGCGCCGCGGACTTCGAGCGCGGCTGGCGCATCAACGCGCTCGGCGCCTTCCTCACGAGCAAGCAGGTGATCGACGACATGATCGCCAAGGAGGCGGGCAACATCATCTTCGTCGGCGCCACCGCCTCGCTCCGCGGCAAGCCGTTCACCACCGGGTTCGCGCCCGCCAAGGCGGCGCAGCGCAGCCTCGCGCAGGCGATGGCGCGGCACCTCGGCCCCAAGGGCATCCACGTCTCGCTCCTCATCCTCGACGGCGGCGTCGCCAAGCCCGAGCCCGACGACGTCAAGACCCTCGACCCCGACGACATCGCGAGCACCGCCTACTACCTCACCACGCAGGGCAAGTCCGCGTGGACCTTCGAGCTCGACCTGCGCCCCCACCTCGAGAGCTGGTAG